Proteins co-encoded in one Methanosarcinales archaeon Met12 genomic window:
- a CDS encoding chorismate mutase — MSLKSVREKIQKIDDQIIRLIAQRTDLAEDVLVAKKKEGTGINDEGQREVVLKRMAEAATECNLDAGAVKQLYEILIGMNIERQRELSGRGKLQQAKDPQQNSKEFQRSVN, encoded by the coding sequence ATGTCGTTGAAGAGCGTTCGGGAGAAAATCCAGAAAATTGACGACCAGATTATAAGACTCATAGCTCAGCGAACCGATCTGGCGGAAGATGTGCTGGTGGCAAAGAAAAAAGAGGGCACGGGCATCAACGATGAGGGACAGAGGGAGGTCGTGCTAAAAAGGATGGCGGAAGCGGCAACGGAATGTAACTTGGATGCTGGCGCAGTAAAACAGCTCTATGAAATACTCATAGGAATGAACATCGAACGGCAGCGCGAATTGAGCGGAAGGGGAAAGTTACAGCAAGCCAAAGACCCTCAACAAAATTCAAAAGAGTTTCAAAGATCTGTTAATTAA
- a CDS encoding type II toxin-antitoxin system VapC family toxin: MGIKLDYEKVGLDTMVFIYQFEAHPEYGEIVNDIFDKIEKGEIKAVTSTITVAEILTKPMKDGNEDAVRDYKYVLQNFPNLEIVPITFEIAEQAASLRAKYGLRVPDVIQIAVCLANDAQAFVTNDARLRKVNEVDIVLLCLF, encoded by the coding sequence TTGGGAATAAAGCTCGATTATGAGAAAGTTGGACTGGACACGATGGTGTTCATCTATCAGTTCGAAGCGCATCCAGAGTATGGCGAAATTGTGAATGACATATTTGACAAAATAGAGAAGGGAGAAATAAAGGCAGTAACGAGCACTATAACGGTTGCAGAAATCTTAACCAAGCCCATGAAAGACGGTAATGAAGATGCAGTCAGAGACTACAAATACGTTTTGCAGAACTTTCCAAATCTCGAAATAGTGCCGATAACCTTTGAAATAGCCGAACAGGCGGCATCTTTGCGTGCAAAATATGGCTTGCGGGTTCCGGATGTTATCCAAATCGCGGTTTGCCTAGCAAATGACGCGCAAGCATTTGTGACAAATGATGCCAGATTGCGGAAAGTCAATGAGGTTGATATCGTTTTACTTTGCTTATTTTAA